Proteins from a single region of Peromyscus eremicus chromosome 9, PerEre_H2_v1, whole genome shotgun sequence:
- the Akap11 gene encoding A-kinase anchor protein 11 isoform X2 — MAAFQPFRNSYIKNKASVRKSFSEDVFQSVKSLLQSEKELCSVSGGDCLNQDEHSHLTEVTFLGFNEETDAAHIQDLAAVSLELPDLLNSLHFCSLSENEIICMKDISKSPDVSNSPLNQSHHSGMLCVMRVSPTLPGLRIDFIFSLLSKYAAGIRHTLDTHLHQKHRLETTDEDDDDTNQSVSSIEDDFVTAFEQLEEEESTKLYNDEINIATLRSRCDAASQTTSGHHLETHDFKVLVSYGPQKSLAKPSSSVHVLGCKETSVKTSVTTSVSEPWTQRSLYRSPSASDKGRDTQEILFPSSPAHSSESECSSPSPVIFLDEEGYQKSLKAKLELPEIPVTKDDVEDSDSEVSEFFDSFDQFDELEQTLETSCPFVKDPGIGKSSQKIGHKHEKSCMNPQKFKFERPALPANVRKPTPRKPESPYGHLCDAPDSPRPVMASEDSGLFSPIRASAFSPPGSCTPAECFCQTDIGRDRINENQDPIYCTYEDYANNLSCEVLGSVLHTQCANTMSDINSIKRGENYTVAFKHGNSDQKSKCENKSSMITDSVQKFAADLVGKSFGSAFKDLQKGVSSCTNALCHLAVKLTSSVFQMAFNELRRQCAFSLKERAIGSLASLLVSEALSNALKDLQYVKKQMFTNTVARFAADLAEELVFEGIMEVCQFSCPPTPASQHCPSFDFEDKVVKSYAKDLSESVIQEAFIELSQTDVTFTTEAAANISMGNVKYVSAESVVPPTQTCTFSSSFSSQAVMMTKPVQEHKKEYTVQQALFCTSGIVTSIPVPLAGSALLPYHISSTLYQSKSHPSSEHRKANGGSTPEHITTESREEEVDCPSSTLLPSVLNPCNQYDFKPTNGETDIQSPSELTSGPVIISNFSAAMVHTIVNETLESMTTFKATKTIDAQGDYLTKTKGKACPLSLCDQAAPQQSKASSKDMFAEQLSKSIIKHSLDKSKSMLPNIDDKTVSKECVPVLGEESQLILEESPKFLDFADHLPHCSLLVGKHCVPECKDSVGLGFSSETLPPCPVMTSQKSDLKELVKDKPVKRHNLNNTALEPLSFGQESSFRHSHALSSAVLTCADGLHVEDKQKIRDKNVIPDTPPSTPLVPSQTSSEWDIKKLTKQLKGELAKEFAPATPPSTPHNSSVGSLSENEQNTIEKEEFMLKLMRSLSEEVESSEGEEHPEMDVKSEYSGKKVQFAEALATHIISLATEMAASHLDHEVTREAKVQNPHLNVQSQRSVLPASLNHSEENMQTCSFASDMAADVIAEAENIAKARCCMLFRQERNSCHVDAGRDKAEEKLGVENVTHPREVDQFVLSLPSCTPGLTYRYPSCESVTDEYAGHVIQVLKQEGGNGELIMDQYASRLAYRSVKSGVQEAAKTVKLKCSSKMFPLHNSSVKINKELLMFSNKERHQEVDKKRQRKRSGGHLCKYQPCERTQDPCRNELSGLYSFSASLASIITRDVKKQLTAPTVDLPQSSTDSSLFEKSTCFDRGEDIVEPEFLKSHQPLQNHGFCQNTGSLSGHGHGENAQAIEQYARKVVDDTLELSLGPTVSHIPETTTSADRLTYAEKLSPLMNGACRYCDLKELHGCGRSPSQLLLKQSACVSAKPGSHSKLSSIHQKSKIFHLDVPQIHVNLDKRAVLAEKIVAEAIEKAERELSNTSLAADSGIGQDGISFAESLTTEIMTSAMTNAEHVASSLKEIEDFQSTESFGSQQLNLSVGEDSTGSWSNLSFEDDHPDESSSFHHLSESNGNSSSWSSLGLEGDLYEDNLSFPTSDSDGPDDRDDDQEDGVEDLQQNGRTLLITNIDMELGAVDPQLRIILQWLVASEADIAELYFHDSSKKEFVLLSKQLQEKGWRVGDVLQAVFKYYEMLEKTSSEGRSKSLFDWLLENA; from the exons ATGGCGGCTTTCCAGCCTTTCAGGAACAGTTACATAAAGAATAAAGCATCTGTCCGAAAA AGCTTCAGTGAAGATGTGTTCCAGTCTGTCAAGTCTTTATTGCAGAGTGAGAAGGAGCTATGCAGTGTATCAGGAGGAGACTGTTTAAACCAGGATGAACACTCCCATTTAACTGAG GTCACATTTCTGGGCTTTAATGAAGAAACAGATGCTGCTCATATACAG GATCTAGCTGCAGTTTCACTGGAACTTCCAGACCTTCTGAATTCGCTCCATTTCTGCAGTCTAAGTGAAAATGAAATCATTTGTATGAAGGATATCAGTAAATCGCCAGATGTAAGCAATAGTCCTCTAAATCAG AGTCATCATTCTGGAATGCTTTGTGTCATGAGAGTGTCACCTACATTACCAGGACTCAGAATTGATTTTATCTTTAGTCTCCTAAGTAAATATGCTGCTGGTATAAGACACACCCTGGACACCCACTTGCATCAGAAGCATCGCCTTGAGACCactgatgaagatgatgatgatacgAACCAGTCTGTGTCTTCCATAGAGGATGACTTTGTCACTGCTTTTGAGCAgttagaggaggaggagagtacAAAGCTGTATAATGATG AAATAAATATTGCTACATTAAGGAGCCGATGTGATGCTGCCTCTCAGACTACTTCTGGTCACCATTTAGAAACCCATGATTTTAAAGTGCTGGTCAGTTATGGACCACAGAAATCATTGGCTAAGCCTTCATCTTCAGTACATGTTCTGGGATGCAAAGAAACATCTGTGAAAACATCGGTTACAACATCAGTTTCAGAGCCCTGGACCCAAAGGAGTCTCTACAGGTCACCCAGTGCTTCAGATAAAGGCAGGGACACACAGGAGatactctttccttcttctcctgcCCACTCCTCAGAGTCTGAGTGCTCAAGCCCAAGTCCTGTAATTTTTTTGGATGAAGAGGGATACCAAAAAAGTTTAAAAGCAAAACTTGAGCTGCCCGAAATCCCTGTGACAAAAGATGATGTAGAGGATTCAGACTCGGAAGTGAGTGAGTTTTTTGATAGCTTTGATCAGTTTGATGAACTAGAACAAACTTTAGAGACTTCTTGTCCGTTTGTGAAAGATCCTGGCATAGGGAAGTCATCGCAGAAGATAGGGCACAAACATGAAAAATCTTGCATGAATCCTCAAAAGTTCAAGTTTGAGCGTCCAGCTCTTCCAGCTAATGTTAGAAAGCCAACTCCACGAAAACCTGAATCTCCATATGGTCACCTGTGTGATGCTCCAGATTCCCCTCGTCCAGTGATGGCGTCAGAAGACAGTGGCTTGTTCAGCCCTATTCGAGCCTCTGCTTTTAGTCCCCCTGGAAGCTGTACTCCAGCTGAATGCTTTTGCCAAACAGATATTGGTAGAGATAGGATTAATGAAAATCAGGATCCTATTTATTGCACTTATGAAGATTATGCAAATAATCTGTCATGTGAAGTACTAGGCTCAGTTCTTCATACTCAGTGTGCAAATACAATGTCAGATATTAATAGTATTAAAAGGGGAGAAAATTATACTGTAGCTTTTAAACATGGAAATTCTGATCAAAAAagtaaatgtgaaaataaatcttCAATGATTACAGACAGCGTTCAGAAGTTTGCAGCAGATCTTGTAGGAAAAAGTTTTGGCAGTGCGTTTAAAGACTTACAGAAAGGAGTTTCTTCGTGTACCAATGCATTGTGCCACTTAGCTGTCAAATTGACATCATCTGTTTTTCAGATGGCATTTAATGAACTTAGAAGGCAGTGTGCATTTTCACTGAAAGAACGAGCCATTGGTAGCCTGGCTAGTCTTTTGGTGAGTGAAGCCTTATCAAATGCCTTGAAAGATTTACAGTATGTGAAAAAGCAGATGTTTACAAACACAGTCGCTAGATTTGCTGCGGACCTTGCAGAAGAGCTTGTTTTTGAAGGCATCATGGAAGTGTGTCAGTTTTCATGTCCTCCAACACCTGCATCTCAGCACTGCCCGTCCTTTGACTTTGAAGACAAAGTCGTGAAGTCCTATGCCAAAGATTTGTCTGAATCTGTAATACAAGAAGCATTCATAGAGCTGTCACAGACTGATGTGACCTTCACAACGGAGGCAGCAGCTAATATTTCTATGGGTAATGTCAAGTATGTGAGTGCAGAAAGTGTAGTGCCACCTACACAGACCTGCACATTTTCCTCATCCTTTAGCAGCCAAGCAGTTATGATGACAAAACCAGTGCAGGAGCATAAGAAGGAGTACACAGTGCAGCAGGCCTTGTTTTGTACTTCGGGAATTGTCACTTCCATACCAGTACCCTTGGCAGGCAGTGCCCTTCTCCCCTATCATATTTCATCGACTTTGTATCAGTCCAAGTCTCATCCGTCATCTGAGCATCGTAAAGCAAATGGTGGTTCTACCCCAGAGCACATCACCACAGAGAgcagggaagaggaagtggatTGTCCCAGCAGTACCCTTCTACCTTCAGTACTCAATCCATGTAACCAGTATGACTTCAAACCAACCAACGGTGAAACTGACATACAGAGTCCTTCAGAATTAACTAGTGGCCCTGTGATTATTAGCAACTTTTCTGCAGCAATGGTACATACAATAGTCAATGAAACCTTAGAGTCCATGACAACCTTCAAAGCTACAAAAACTATTGATGCACAGGGAGATTATTTAACTAAAACAAAGGGAAAAGCCTGTCCTCTTTCCCTTTGTGACCAAGCAGCACCACAGCAGAGCAAAGCTAGCAGTAAGGACATGTTTGCTGAGCAGTTATCAAAGTCTATTATTAAACATTCCCTGGATAAAAGCAAATCAATGCTTCCAAATATAGATGACAAAACAGTTAGTAAGGAATGTGTGCCTGTCCTTGGGGAAGAATCACAATTGATCTTGGAGGAATCTCCCAAATTCCTTGACTTTGCAGATCACTTACCTCACTGTTCACTCTTGGTCGGAAAGCATTGTGTTCCAGAATGTAAAGATTCTGTGGGTTTGGGATTTTCTTCAGAGACACTGCCACCTTGTCCAGTGATGACAAGTCAGAAATCTGACTTGAAAGAACTTGTGAAGGATAAACCAGTGAAAAGGCATAATTTGAATAATACTGCACTTGAGCCTTTGTCTTTTGGGCAGGAAAGCTCTTTCCGTCACTCACATGCTTTATCATCTGCAGTGCTTACCTGTGCAGATGGTTTACATGTGGAAGATAAACAGAAAATCAGAGACAAAAATGTGATACCTGATACTCCTCCATCAACTCCTTTAGTACCATCCCAGACTAGTTCTGAATGGGACATCAAAAAGTTAACCAAACAGCTCAAGGGGGAGTTAGCCAAAGAATTTGCACCTGCAACACCACCTTCTACACCTCACAACTCCTCTGTTGGTAGTTTGTCGGAGAACGAACAAAATACTATAGAAAAGGAAGAGTTCATGTTGAAACTCATGCGATCTCTGTCAGAAGAAGTTGAAAGCAGTGAAGGTGAAGAGCACCCCGAAATGGATGTGAAGTCAGAGTACTCGGGGAAGAAAGTTCAGTTTGCAGAAGCATTAGCTACACACATCATTTCTCTTGCAACTGAAATGGCAGCCTCCCATTTAGATCATGAGGTGACTCGAGAAGCCAAGGTTCAAAACCCTCACTTAAATGTGCAGAGTCAAAGAAGTGTGCTGCCTGCTTCTTTAAATCACTCGGAGGAAAACATGCAGACATGCAGCTTTGCAAGTGACATGGCAGCTGATGTCATTGCAGAAGCTGAGAACATTGCAAAAGCTAGATGTTGTATGCTTTTCAGGCAGGAGAGGAACAGTTGTCATGTTGATGCTGGCCGAGATAAAGCAGAAGAGAAGCTGGGTGTGGAGAATGTCACTCATCCAAGAGAAGTAGATCAGTTTGTTCTTTCATTACCAAGTTGTACGCCAGGTCTGACATACAGGTATCCCAGTTGTGAAAGTGTGACAGATGAATATGCAGGTCATGTTATCCAAGTGCTGAAACAGGAAGGGGGCAATGGTGAGCTAATCATGGATCAGTATGCCAGTAGACTGGCCTATCGGTCTGTCAAGTCCGGAGTGCAAGAAGCAGCTAAGACAGTAAAACTGAAGTGCAGTTCAAAAATGTTTCCTTTGCACAACTCTTCtgtgaaaataaacaaagaactgTTGATGTTCTCAAATAAAGAGCGTCACCAGGAAGTagataaaaaaagacaaaggaaaagaagcGGCGGCCATCTTTGCAAATACCAACCATGTGAAAGGACACAGGATCCATGTAGAAATGAACTTTCTGGACTGTACAGTTTTTCAGCCTCTCTTGCTAGCATCATAACAAGAGATGTTAAGAAACAGCTGACAGCACCTACAGTTGATTTGCCACAATCCTCAACAGATTCCTCTCTTTTTGAAAAATCTACATGTTTTGACAGGGGTGAGGATATTGTTGAACCAGAATTTTTGAAGTCTCATCAACCTTTGCAAAACCATGGATTCTGCCAGAATACAGGCAGCTTAAGTGGACATGGGCATGGAGAGAATGCTCAAGCTATAGAACAGTATGCTAGAAAAGTAGTGGATGACACTTTAGAGCTAAGTTTAGGACCTACAGTTTCCCACATTCCAGAGACCACAACATCAGCAGATAGACTGACTTATGCAGAAAAATTGTCACCACTCATGAATGGAGCTTGCAGATACTGTGACCTTAAGGAACTCCATGGTTGTGGCAGAAGTCCCTCTCAGCTCCTTTTAAAGCAGAGTGCATGTGTAAGTGCTAAGCCAGGCTCACATTCAAAACTTAGTAGCATTCATCAGAAATCGAAAATTTTTCATCTTGATGTGCCTCAGATTCATGTTAATCTTGATAAAAGGGCAGTGCTTGCAGAGAAGATAGTTGCTGAAGCTAttgaaaaagcagagagagagctgagCAATACCAGTCTGGCAGCTGATAGTGGAATTGGACAAGATGGCATTAGCTTTGCTGAGAGCCTTACCACAGAAATCATGACATCAGCTATGACAAATGCTGAGCATGTTGCTAGCAG tttaaaagaaatagaagattTTCAGTCAACTGAGTCATTTGGCAGCCAGCAGCTGAATCTCAGTGTTGGTGAGGACAGTACTGGTAGCTGGTCCAACTTAAGTTTTGAGGATGACCATCCAGATGAAAGCAGCAGTTTTCATCATCTCAGTGAAAG TAATGGTAACAGCAGTAGCTGGAGCAGTCTTGGTTTAGAAGGAGATTTGTATGAGGACAATTTATCCTTTCCAACATCAGACAG tgATGGACCAGATGATAGAGATGACGATCAGGAGGATGGTGTGGAAG ATTTGCAGCAAAATGGAAGGACTCTACTAATTACAAACATTGACATGGAGCTGGGAGCAGTAGACCCTCAACTAAGGATTATTCTTCAGTGGCTTGTTGCCTCGGAGGCTGACATTGCAGAACTTTATTTCCATGACTCTTCAAAGAAGGAGTTTGTATTA
- the Akap11 gene encoding A-kinase anchor protein 11 isoform X1, with translation MAAFQPFRNSYIKNKASVRKSFSEDVFQSVKSLLQSEKELCSVSGGDCLNQDEHSHLTEVTFLGFNEETDAAHIQDLAAVSLELPDLLNSLHFCSLSENEIICMKDISKSPDVSNSPLNQSHHSGMLCVMRVSPTLPGLRIDFIFSLLSKYAAGIRHTLDTHLHQKHRLETTDEDDDDTNQSVSSIEDDFVTAFEQLEEEESTKLYNDEINIATLRSRCDAASQTTSGHHLETHDFKVLVSYGPQKSLAKPSSSVHVLGCKETSVKTSVTTSVSEPWTQRSLYRSPSASDKGRDTQEILFPSSPAHSSESECSSPSPVIFLDEEGYQKSLKAKLELPEIPVTKDDVEDSDSEVSEFFDSFDQFDELEQTLETSCPFVKDPGIGKSSQKIGHKHEKSCMNPQKFKFERPALPANVRKPTPRKPESPYGHLCDAPDSPRPVMASEDSGLFSPIRASAFSPPGSCTPAECFCQTDIGRDRINENQDPIYCTYEDYANNLSCEVLGSVLHTQCANTMSDINSIKRGENYTVAFKHGNSDQKSKCENKSSMITDSVQKFAADLVGKSFGSAFKDLQKGVSSCTNALCHLAVKLTSSVFQMAFNELRRQCAFSLKERAIGSLASLLVSEALSNALKDLQYVKKQMFTNTVARFAADLAEELVFEGIMEVCQFSCPPTPASQHCPSFDFEDKVVKSYAKDLSESVIQEAFIELSQTDVTFTTEAAANISMGNVKYVSAESVVPPTQTCTFSSSFSSQAVMMTKPVQEHKKEYTVQQALFCTSGIVTSIPVPLAGSALLPYHISSTLYQSKSHPSSEHRKANGGSTPEHITTESREEEVDCPSSTLLPSVLNPCNQYDFKPTNGETDIQSPSELTSGPVIISNFSAAMVHTIVNETLESMTTFKATKTIDAQGDYLTKTKGKACPLSLCDQAAPQQSKASSKDMFAEQLSKSIIKHSLDKSKSMLPNIDDKTVSKECVPVLGEESQLILEESPKFLDFADHLPHCSLLVGKHCVPECKDSVGLGFSSETLPPCPVMTSQKSDLKELVKDKPVKRHNLNNTALEPLSFGQESSFRHSHALSSAVLTCADGLHVEDKQKIRDKNVIPDTPPSTPLVPSQTSSEWDIKKLTKQLKGELAKEFAPATPPSTPHNSSVGSLSENEQNTIEKEEFMLKLMRSLSEEVESSEGEEHPEMDVKSEYSGKKVQFAEALATHIISLATEMAASHLDHEVTREAKVQNPHLNVQSQRSVLPASLNHSEENMQTCSFASDMAADVIAEAENIAKARCCMLFRQERNSCHVDAGRDKAEEKLGVENVTHPREVDQFVLSLPSCTPGLTYRYPSCESVTDEYAGHVIQVLKQEGGNGELIMDQYASRLAYRSVKSGVQEAAKTVKLKCSSKMFPLHNSSVKINKELLMFSNKERHQEVDKKRQRKRSGGHLCKYQPCERTQDPCRNELSGLYSFSASLASIITRDVKKQLTAPTVDLPQSSTDSSLFEKSTCFDRGEDIVEPEFLKSHQPLQNHGFCQNTGSLSGHGHGENAQAIEQYARKVVDDTLELSLGPTVSHIPETTTSADRLTYAEKLSPLMNGACRYCDLKELHGCGRSPSQLLLKQSACVSAKPGSHSKLSSIHQKSKIFHLDVPQIHVNLDKRAVLAEKIVAEAIEKAERELSNTSLAADSGIGQDGISFAESLTTEIMTSAMTNAEHVASSLKEIEDFQSTESFGSQQLNLSVGEDSTGSWSNLSFEDDHPDESSSFHHLSESSNGNSSSWSSLGLEGDLYEDNLSFPTSDSDGPDDRDDDQEDGVEDLQQNGRTLLITNIDMELGAVDPQLRIILQWLVASEADIAELYFHDSSKKEFVLLSKQLQEKGWRVGDVLQAVFKYYEMLEKTSSEGRSKSLFDWLLENA, from the exons ATGGCGGCTTTCCAGCCTTTCAGGAACAGTTACATAAAGAATAAAGCATCTGTCCGAAAA AGCTTCAGTGAAGATGTGTTCCAGTCTGTCAAGTCTTTATTGCAGAGTGAGAAGGAGCTATGCAGTGTATCAGGAGGAGACTGTTTAAACCAGGATGAACACTCCCATTTAACTGAG GTCACATTTCTGGGCTTTAATGAAGAAACAGATGCTGCTCATATACAG GATCTAGCTGCAGTTTCACTGGAACTTCCAGACCTTCTGAATTCGCTCCATTTCTGCAGTCTAAGTGAAAATGAAATCATTTGTATGAAGGATATCAGTAAATCGCCAGATGTAAGCAATAGTCCTCTAAATCAG AGTCATCATTCTGGAATGCTTTGTGTCATGAGAGTGTCACCTACATTACCAGGACTCAGAATTGATTTTATCTTTAGTCTCCTAAGTAAATATGCTGCTGGTATAAGACACACCCTGGACACCCACTTGCATCAGAAGCATCGCCTTGAGACCactgatgaagatgatgatgatacgAACCAGTCTGTGTCTTCCATAGAGGATGACTTTGTCACTGCTTTTGAGCAgttagaggaggaggagagtacAAAGCTGTATAATGATG AAATAAATATTGCTACATTAAGGAGCCGATGTGATGCTGCCTCTCAGACTACTTCTGGTCACCATTTAGAAACCCATGATTTTAAAGTGCTGGTCAGTTATGGACCACAGAAATCATTGGCTAAGCCTTCATCTTCAGTACATGTTCTGGGATGCAAAGAAACATCTGTGAAAACATCGGTTACAACATCAGTTTCAGAGCCCTGGACCCAAAGGAGTCTCTACAGGTCACCCAGTGCTTCAGATAAAGGCAGGGACACACAGGAGatactctttccttcttctcctgcCCACTCCTCAGAGTCTGAGTGCTCAAGCCCAAGTCCTGTAATTTTTTTGGATGAAGAGGGATACCAAAAAAGTTTAAAAGCAAAACTTGAGCTGCCCGAAATCCCTGTGACAAAAGATGATGTAGAGGATTCAGACTCGGAAGTGAGTGAGTTTTTTGATAGCTTTGATCAGTTTGATGAACTAGAACAAACTTTAGAGACTTCTTGTCCGTTTGTGAAAGATCCTGGCATAGGGAAGTCATCGCAGAAGATAGGGCACAAACATGAAAAATCTTGCATGAATCCTCAAAAGTTCAAGTTTGAGCGTCCAGCTCTTCCAGCTAATGTTAGAAAGCCAACTCCACGAAAACCTGAATCTCCATATGGTCACCTGTGTGATGCTCCAGATTCCCCTCGTCCAGTGATGGCGTCAGAAGACAGTGGCTTGTTCAGCCCTATTCGAGCCTCTGCTTTTAGTCCCCCTGGAAGCTGTACTCCAGCTGAATGCTTTTGCCAAACAGATATTGGTAGAGATAGGATTAATGAAAATCAGGATCCTATTTATTGCACTTATGAAGATTATGCAAATAATCTGTCATGTGAAGTACTAGGCTCAGTTCTTCATACTCAGTGTGCAAATACAATGTCAGATATTAATAGTATTAAAAGGGGAGAAAATTATACTGTAGCTTTTAAACATGGAAATTCTGATCAAAAAagtaaatgtgaaaataaatcttCAATGATTACAGACAGCGTTCAGAAGTTTGCAGCAGATCTTGTAGGAAAAAGTTTTGGCAGTGCGTTTAAAGACTTACAGAAAGGAGTTTCTTCGTGTACCAATGCATTGTGCCACTTAGCTGTCAAATTGACATCATCTGTTTTTCAGATGGCATTTAATGAACTTAGAAGGCAGTGTGCATTTTCACTGAAAGAACGAGCCATTGGTAGCCTGGCTAGTCTTTTGGTGAGTGAAGCCTTATCAAATGCCTTGAAAGATTTACAGTATGTGAAAAAGCAGATGTTTACAAACACAGTCGCTAGATTTGCTGCGGACCTTGCAGAAGAGCTTGTTTTTGAAGGCATCATGGAAGTGTGTCAGTTTTCATGTCCTCCAACACCTGCATCTCAGCACTGCCCGTCCTTTGACTTTGAAGACAAAGTCGTGAAGTCCTATGCCAAAGATTTGTCTGAATCTGTAATACAAGAAGCATTCATAGAGCTGTCACAGACTGATGTGACCTTCACAACGGAGGCAGCAGCTAATATTTCTATGGGTAATGTCAAGTATGTGAGTGCAGAAAGTGTAGTGCCACCTACACAGACCTGCACATTTTCCTCATCCTTTAGCAGCCAAGCAGTTATGATGACAAAACCAGTGCAGGAGCATAAGAAGGAGTACACAGTGCAGCAGGCCTTGTTTTGTACTTCGGGAATTGTCACTTCCATACCAGTACCCTTGGCAGGCAGTGCCCTTCTCCCCTATCATATTTCATCGACTTTGTATCAGTCCAAGTCTCATCCGTCATCTGAGCATCGTAAAGCAAATGGTGGTTCTACCCCAGAGCACATCACCACAGAGAgcagggaagaggaagtggatTGTCCCAGCAGTACCCTTCTACCTTCAGTACTCAATCCATGTAACCAGTATGACTTCAAACCAACCAACGGTGAAACTGACATACAGAGTCCTTCAGAATTAACTAGTGGCCCTGTGATTATTAGCAACTTTTCTGCAGCAATGGTACATACAATAGTCAATGAAACCTTAGAGTCCATGACAACCTTCAAAGCTACAAAAACTATTGATGCACAGGGAGATTATTTAACTAAAACAAAGGGAAAAGCCTGTCCTCTTTCCCTTTGTGACCAAGCAGCACCACAGCAGAGCAAAGCTAGCAGTAAGGACATGTTTGCTGAGCAGTTATCAAAGTCTATTATTAAACATTCCCTGGATAAAAGCAAATCAATGCTTCCAAATATAGATGACAAAACAGTTAGTAAGGAATGTGTGCCTGTCCTTGGGGAAGAATCACAATTGATCTTGGAGGAATCTCCCAAATTCCTTGACTTTGCAGATCACTTACCTCACTGTTCACTCTTGGTCGGAAAGCATTGTGTTCCAGAATGTAAAGATTCTGTGGGTTTGGGATTTTCTTCAGAGACACTGCCACCTTGTCCAGTGATGACAAGTCAGAAATCTGACTTGAAAGAACTTGTGAAGGATAAACCAGTGAAAAGGCATAATTTGAATAATACTGCACTTGAGCCTTTGTCTTTTGGGCAGGAAAGCTCTTTCCGTCACTCACATGCTTTATCATCTGCAGTGCTTACCTGTGCAGATGGTTTACATGTGGAAGATAAACAGAAAATCAGAGACAAAAATGTGATACCTGATACTCCTCCATCAACTCCTTTAGTACCATCCCAGACTAGTTCTGAATGGGACATCAAAAAGTTAACCAAACAGCTCAAGGGGGAGTTAGCCAAAGAATTTGCACCTGCAACACCACCTTCTACACCTCACAACTCCTCTGTTGGTAGTTTGTCGGAGAACGAACAAAATACTATAGAAAAGGAAGAGTTCATGTTGAAACTCATGCGATCTCTGTCAGAAGAAGTTGAAAGCAGTGAAGGTGAAGAGCACCCCGAAATGGATGTGAAGTCAGAGTACTCGGGGAAGAAAGTTCAGTTTGCAGAAGCATTAGCTACACACATCATTTCTCTTGCAACTGAAATGGCAGCCTCCCATTTAGATCATGAGGTGACTCGAGAAGCCAAGGTTCAAAACCCTCACTTAAATGTGCAGAGTCAAAGAAGTGTGCTGCCTGCTTCTTTAAATCACTCGGAGGAAAACATGCAGACATGCAGCTTTGCAAGTGACATGGCAGCTGATGTCATTGCAGAAGCTGAGAACATTGCAAAAGCTAGATGTTGTATGCTTTTCAGGCAGGAGAGGAACAGTTGTCATGTTGATGCTGGCCGAGATAAAGCAGAAGAGAAGCTGGGTGTGGAGAATGTCACTCATCCAAGAGAAGTAGATCAGTTTGTTCTTTCATTACCAAGTTGTACGCCAGGTCTGACATACAGGTATCCCAGTTGTGAAAGTGTGACAGATGAATATGCAGGTCATGTTATCCAAGTGCTGAAACAGGAAGGGGGCAATGGTGAGCTAATCATGGATCAGTATGCCAGTAGACTGGCCTATCGGTCTGTCAAGTCCGGAGTGCAAGAAGCAGCTAAGACAGTAAAACTGAAGTGCAGTTCAAAAATGTTTCCTTTGCACAACTCTTCtgtgaaaataaacaaagaactgTTGATGTTCTCAAATAAAGAGCGTCACCAGGAAGTagataaaaaaagacaaaggaaaagaagcGGCGGCCATCTTTGCAAATACCAACCATGTGAAAGGACACAGGATCCATGTAGAAATGAACTTTCTGGACTGTACAGTTTTTCAGCCTCTCTTGCTAGCATCATAACAAGAGATGTTAAGAAACAGCTGACAGCACCTACAGTTGATTTGCCACAATCCTCAACAGATTCCTCTCTTTTTGAAAAATCTACATGTTTTGACAGGGGTGAGGATATTGTTGAACCAGAATTTTTGAAGTCTCATCAACCTTTGCAAAACCATGGATTCTGCCAGAATACAGGCAGCTTAAGTGGACATGGGCATGGAGAGAATGCTCAAGCTATAGAACAGTATGCTAGAAAAGTAGTGGATGACACTTTAGAGCTAAGTTTAGGACCTACAGTTTCCCACATTCCAGAGACCACAACATCAGCAGATAGACTGACTTATGCAGAAAAATTGTCACCACTCATGAATGGAGCTTGCAGATACTGTGACCTTAAGGAACTCCATGGTTGTGGCAGAAGTCCCTCTCAGCTCCTTTTAAAGCAGAGTGCATGTGTAAGTGCTAAGCCAGGCTCACATTCAAAACTTAGTAGCATTCATCAGAAATCGAAAATTTTTCATCTTGATGTGCCTCAGATTCATGTTAATCTTGATAAAAGGGCAGTGCTTGCAGAGAAGATAGTTGCTGAAGCTAttgaaaaagcagagagagagctgagCAATACCAGTCTGGCAGCTGATAGTGGAATTGGACAAGATGGCATTAGCTTTGCTGAGAGCCTTACCACAGAAATCATGACATCAGCTATGACAAATGCTGAGCATGTTGCTAGCAG tttaaaagaaatagaagattTTCAGTCAACTGAGTCATTTGGCAGCCAGCAGCTGAATCTCAGTGTTGGTGAGGACAGTACTGGTAGCTGGTCCAACTTAAGTTTTGAGGATGACCATCCAGATGAAAGCAGCAGTTTTCATCATCTCAGTGAAAG caGTAATGGTAACAGCAGTAGCTGGAGCAGTCTTGGTTTAGAAGGAGATTTGTATGAGGACAATTTATCCTTTCCAACATCAGACAG tgATGGACCAGATGATAGAGATGACGATCAGGAGGATGGTGTGGAAG ATTTGCAGCAAAATGGAAGGACTCTACTAATTACAAACATTGACATGGAGCTGGGAGCAGTAGACCCTCAACTAAGGATTATTCTTCAGTGGCTTGTTGCCTCGGAGGCTGACATTGCAGAACTTTATTTCCATGACTCTTCAAAGAAGGAGTTTGTATTA